Genomic DNA from Flavobacterium sp. N502540:
GCAATCCTAAAAACCCTCGAATGGTCTGATTTTGTCCGTAAACATAAGTGGTATCAAAAGTTAAACCGTATGGATTATCCGGTGTAACCAGTACTTTTCCCGCCGAATCATATTGTACATTTTTATCAAAAGGATCATTGGTTCTCGAAATCAAAAACGGATTATTCTGTTTTGGAGTAAAGTTCAGCAAATTCTTGATTCCCCCATAAAGTTCAAAATTCTTCCAGCCTGTAAACGTAAACTGAATATTCTGAATGCTGTACCAAGGTGAATTTGGATTTCTCGGATCGTACTCATTCAACAATGGCAATTTCATTGGACTGTAAACATTTCCGGTGTAATCAAGCACCAAATTCCAAGGGTTTATTTTATACGAGACACTCCAGGTTCCGGTAAATCTTTCGGTTAAGAAAGGTCTCTGTGAAATTTTGTCCTGAACATTTTTATTGTCTAAAACGGTTGCTCCTAAAATAAACTTTAACCCATTTGTAAAATTAACATCGACATTCGTACTGATTCCCTGACTGAGAGCATAACCATCGATATTGTCGTAAATGATCTTATTGGGATCGGTTTCGTAGTCTGAAATGATTTTATTACTGAAACGAGTATAAAAAGCTGTTGTTTCGATTCCGACAAAAACTCCGTTGTCAAAGTTTATTTTCTGAATATAATTCAAATTAACGTTTACTGATTTTTCCGGTTTTAAATCACTTTTAAGCACCACATCTCGTGATCCCGTAAGCGCTGCATGATCTTCGGTAAACAAATTCACCACTCTGAATCCTGTTCCGGCATTTAACCTAAAAATCGTATTTTCATTTGCCTTAAAACGATACGCAAATCGGGGTGTAAAAATAGAACCATGAATAGAATTATAATCGTATCGCGCCCCTAACAAAACCTGACTCTTTGGCGAAAATGTGATCTCGTCCTGAACAAAAATTCCCGGCAACCAGGTTTTTTCGGCATTTTTTGTTGCCGGCGTATTGTCGTCATAGTAGGAATATCGGCTTGCTATTCCGGCAAGAAAATCATTGCTTCCTATTTTTTTATCCCAGGTTAACTGCAGGAAGCCTATTTTTTGATTCGCAATATACGACGTCGTTCCGTAACGGCTGTCCTGATAATGTACATTCCCCGAGAACGATAACATCAGTTTTTCTTCAAAAGGCAGTTGGTAACTTCCAATTAATTCTCCCCTTTTCGTATAAATACTTTCACCGTAAATTTCATTACCTCCACGGTATTTTCTTTCCCAACGAACATCTCCTCCCCAACGGTCTTCATACATACCACGTGCTGCTATGGTAAAAAGACGGTTGTCGTTTCGATGAAAACTCCATTTATTAAAAACCGAAATCCTTTTAGAAAGCGTCACATCGGTAAAATTATCGTTGTCTTTATCGATAACCTGATCGTAATTGAAATAGTTAACTCCTAAAAGTGAAGTGGCCTTTTTTCCGGCATTAAATTTCATTCCAAGATCGAGATTGTTTTCTAGATACGTTGTGGTAAAATAATCTGCCGAAAAAACCGGAGCGTTTGTTGGGTTCTTGGTAATAATATTGATTAATCCCCCAACAGCCTCACTTCCGTAAAGAGAAGAAGCCGGACCTTTTACAATTTCTATTCTTTCCACCAGAGAATTCGGAATTCCGGACAAGCCATAAACAGTTGAAAGGCTGCTGACAATTGGCATTCCATCGATCAAAACCAAAGTATACGGGCCTTCGAGACCGTTTATATGAATGTCTCCCGTATTACAAACCCCGCAATTTAACTGTGGCCGAACGCCGTTTATGTTTTGAAGCGCATCGTAAATACTCGGCGTTGGATTCTTCTTAAAAAAAACAGGGGAATAAACCTCAACCGGAACAGCACTTTCCAAACGTTTAACTGCTTTTAAAGTTCCCGAAACTACTACTTCATTCAATTGATTGTCTGTATCGTCCAATTCAAAATCATACGCTTGAACAGTACCCTTCCTTACGTCGATTTTCTTTTTTGAAGTCTGAAAACCTACCAGAGAAACCTGAAGCGTATAATTTCCAACCGGTACATTTTCGAAGTTATAATATCCTAAACTATCCGTAACCGATCTGTATTTTGTCCCCAATAAATGTACGTTTGCCAACTGCAATTGATGGCCATCACCTGAAATAATTCCGGAAACAGAACTGGTTTCCTGAGCAAATGAAAACTGCAAACAAAAGAAAAGCAGCATCAAAAATAGTTTTTTCATTATTATAAAATTAAATTTAGACAAAACTAAAAATTAAATTTGACAAATAGTGTTCCTGACGCAAAAAACTTTAATCTAACTTCAATTCAAGGTTTTGCAGCTATTTTAATCACATGGAATTGTTATCCGATTTAACCTAAAAATGATTCATCAATCAGTTCTTTATTCATCGAAGCCCCGGCAAAAGATCCGGAAGAAACAGCCATAGCAACAGATCGCGCCTGAATATGACAATCACCACTGGCAAAAACTCCGGGAATTGTTGTTTTTTGAAATGCATCTACTTCCAACAAACCTTGTTCTGTTAATTCGCACCCTAAAGCTTCCGGAAGTGGGCAATGCTGCTCAAAAGGCGCTCTGAAATAAATAGCTTTTACTTCAATTGCCGCCTGACTTTTGAAAATAAGCTGCTGAATATTTCCGTTTTCCTGTTTTACGCCAGCAATCTCATCTTCTATAACCTTAATTTTATGTTGCTGTAAAATTTGAGATTGCGCTGTGGTAAAAGTTGATTTTCCGTTCGTTAATATTCTTAAATCCTCTGTCCAGTTCGAAATTAGTTTTGCATATTCGAACCCCATATCACCATTAGCGATAATCGCTGTTTTTTCGTTTTTGACTTCATAGCCGTGACAATACGGACAATGCAATATTGAAATTCCCCAGCATTCCCTAAAACCATCAATTTTGGGTAGTAAATCTTTTATTCCGGTTGCAAACAATAACTTTTTAGAAATGAACACTTTTCCGGATTCTGTTTTGATTTCAAATCCTTCTTTTGTTTTCATTGCCTGAATTGCTAATCCGTTATAAAAATGAACGGTATCGTAAAAATCGACCTGAATTAAGGCTTTCGCCGAAATAACTTCGGGTCTTTCACCATCCTGTGTGATAAAATTATGTGAATAAGGCGTTTGTCGGTTACAAGGCAAACCACTGTCTATCACCAAAACCTGTCGCAAAGAACGCCCCAGACTCATTGCAGCCGAAAGCCCACTATAACTGCCGCCAATAATTATAACATCGTATTTATTGTTCTGTATCACTATATACTATTTTTAAGAAGTTCTTGGTATGGGAAATAGATCTTTCTTCGGGAAAAATCCGTCCTGATAATCTACAATCTCATCTGGCGTACAAAGGCACTTTTCAAGCTCTTCCAGAATTTCTGTTTCTTTTATTTTCTGACCAATAAAAACAAGTTCATTGAGTCTGTCGCCGAAATTAGAAGTCCACCGTTCTTCTATAATATCCTGAAATTCAACAAAATTATTAAAGGTCATTCGTTCACTTAATGGCATGCTTGCCCACCAGACTCCGGCCCCTTCGGCTTTCATTGATCCACCGGCCTGACTCCAGTTTATGGCTTGTTCCGGTCGGGATGCCATCCACAGCAGTCCTTTACTTCGAATGATGCTGGCGGGAAAATCGGATGTAAAAAAATTCCACAATCGATTGGGATGAAAAGGCCTGGGATCCCGAAATACAAAAGAACTAATTCCGTATTCTTCTGTTTCAGGTGTATGAATACCTTCTAATTCCCGAATCCAACCCGCTGAATTCTCGGCTTCTTCATAATTGAATAATCCCGTGTTCATAATTTCGTTTGGATCTACTTTGCCTGAAACCGAAGTGATTATTTTCGCCACAGGATTCAGCTTTTGAATAGAAGCTCTCAAAAATTCTAATGATCTGATACTAACGAGATCTGTTTTATTCAAAATGATAACATTAGCAAATTCTACCTGATCTACCAGAAGGTTGACGATCGTTCGATTGTCATTTTCAAGATCAGATAAGTTTTGCTCCCGCAGTGTTTTGGCCGAACCAAAATCTTTAAAAAAATTAAAACTATCTACAACAGTCACCATGGTATCGATGTAACTAAATCTGGACAAGTCAATATTTTCCTCTTCGTTCACAAAAGAGAAAGTCTGCGCTACCGGAATCGGTTCGCTGATACCTGTACTTTCGATAAGCAAATAATCAAACCTGCTTTCTTTGGCCAGTTTTTCAACTTCAAGCATTAAATCTTCCCGCAAGGTGCAACAAATACAGCCATTCGTCATTTCGACCAGTTTTTCTTCCGTTCTCGACAAGGTATACTCCTTCTTCACGAGCTGCGCGTCTATATTAACTTCACTCATGTCATTTACGATAACAGCAACTTTAAGGTTTTCTTTGTTGTGAAGAATATGATTGAGAAGCGTTGTCTTTCCTGCACCAAGAAATCCGCTTAAAACGGTTACGGGTAGTTTTTTCATTACTAAATGTGTTTGTGGTTTTTATAATTTAGAAGATGTCCGATAATCATTCCAATACCGCCAATAAGAATCAGATCCAAATGAACATCCAGTATCATTTCACTCAGAATACTGATCCAAATCAGAGATATCGATAAAATCAAAGTTATAGCGACTAAAAGACTTGATTTTTTAATAATTTTGAGGATTGCAATTAAACCTATTGAAGCAAAGGTCAAATCGATAAATGGATTATGACTAATGCCCAAAGGCAAAATAGTAAGTAGCGGAAATATCAGACAATGAACCAGACAAATGGCAGCACTTGAGATTCCTAATATATCGTAAAAAGGCGTCGTTGTTTTCTTCATTTTCAGTACATTTGCTTAATGCAATTATGTTGCAAATATAGAATTTTATTTTTAATGCAACATTGTTGCATTATTTTTTTTAATGCTCTAAAAATGAAAACAACAAGAAATACAGCAGCAAAGACAGCGGTTCTAGAGATTTTTGACAAATCTAAAACCGCCCTGTCTCATACCGAAATTCACAAACAGATTGATGATTTGTGCGATCGTGTGACCGTTTACAGAATATTAGACCGGTTAGTAAATGAAGATATCGTTCATAAAATTGTGAATCTTGACGGTACCGTAAAGTATGCCAAATGCCATCATCATGCTCAAAGAGTACACATTCACAATCACGCTCATTTTAGCTGTGAAAAATGTCTCGAGGTCACTTGTCTTGAAAATGTAAAACCGAGCTATATTATTCCACACAATTATAAAGTAAATGAGATAAACTTCACCTTGTCAGGATTGTGTCCGAATTGTTTGAATTCAAACAATTAAGATTTAGACTTGTCTAAAAATATTGTTGTGCAGATATAATTTATCCCTATATTTGTTCAAACAACATTTTTACAATGACCAAATCTTTAGAAGAAGTACACCAATCGGTTGCTACACAACATAAAAAAACAGGATTTAGAAAAATATTAGCCTTTTTAGGACCGGCTTACCTGGTAAGTGTCGGTTATATGGACCCGGGAAACTGGGCAACAGATATTGCCGGCGGAAGTCAGTTTGGGTATTCTTTACTTTGGGTTTTACTGATGAGTAATTTGATGGCGTTGCTGCTTCAGAGTTTAAGTGCAAGGCTTGGAATTGTGACCCAACGTGATTTGGCACAGGCATCGCGAGAGACTTACTCCAGATCTATCAATTACATTTTATACTTTTTAGCTGAAATTGCTATTGCCGCCTGTGACCTTGCCGAAGTTCTGGGAATGGCGATCGGAATTAATCTTTTATTTGACATACCGTTAATCGAGGGGGTTTTAATTACCGTATTGGATACTTTCTTATTGTTATTCCTGATTAACAAAGGAATTCGAAAAATGGAGGCTTTTATTATTGTATTGGTGGCTATCATTGGATTCTCCTTTATATTCGAAATGATTTTTGCAGAACCTGAACTGGATAAAGTTATTTACGGTCTGGTTCCTTCAATTCCAAGTTCTGCCGCTTTGTACATTGCCATCGGAATTATTGGTGCCACGGTGATGCCTCACAATTTGTATTTACATTCATCACTTGTACAAACCCGAAAATTCGACAGGACTCCGGCCGGAATCAAGCAG
This window encodes:
- a CDS encoding TonB-dependent receptor; the encoded protein is MKKLFLMLLFFCLQFSFAQETSSVSGIISGDGHQLQLANVHLLGTKYRSVTDSLGYYNFENVPVGNYTLQVSLVGFQTSKKKIDVRKGTVQAYDFELDDTDNQLNEVVVSGTLKAVKRLESAVPVEVYSPVFFKKNPTPSIYDALQNINGVRPQLNCGVCNTGDIHINGLEGPYTLVLIDGMPIVSSLSTVYGLSGIPNSLVERIEIVKGPASSLYGSEAVGGLINIITKNPTNAPVFSADYFTTTYLENNLDLGMKFNAGKKATSLLGVNYFNYDQVIDKDNDNFTDVTLSKRISVFNKWSFHRNDNRLFTIAARGMYEDRWGGDVRWERKYRGGNEIYGESIYTKRGELIGSYQLPFEEKLMLSFSGNVHYQDSRYGTTSYIANQKIGFLQLTWDKKIGSNDFLAGIASRYSYYDDNTPATKNAEKTWLPGIFVQDEITFSPKSQVLLGARYDYNSIHGSIFTPRFAYRFKANENTIFRLNAGTGFRVVNLFTEDHAALTGSRDVVLKSDLKPEKSVNVNLNYIQKINFDNGVFVGIETTAFYTRFSNKIISDYETDPNKIIYDNIDGYALSQGISTNVDVNFTNGLKFILGATVLDNKNVQDKISQRPFLTERFTGTWSVSYKINPWNLVLDYTGNVYSPMKLPLLNEYDPRNPNSPWYSIQNIQFTFTGWKNFELYGGIKNLLNFTPKQNNPFLISRTNDPFDKNVQYDSAGKVLVTPDNPYGLTFDTTYVYGQNQTIRGFLGLRYNFR
- a CDS encoding NAD(P)/FAD-dependent oxidoreductase, which produces MIQNNKYDVIIIGGSYSGLSAAMSLGRSLRQVLVIDSGLPCNRQTPYSHNFITQDGERPEVISAKALIQVDFYDTVHFYNGLAIQAMKTKEGFEIKTESGKVFISKKLLFATGIKDLLPKIDGFRECWGISILHCPYCHGYEVKNEKTAIIANGDMGFEYAKLISNWTEDLRILTNGKSTFTTAQSQILQQHKIKVIEDEIAGVKQENGNIQQLIFKSQAAIEVKAIYFRAPFEQHCPLPEALGCELTEQGLLEVDAFQKTTIPGVFASGDCHIQARSVAMAVSSGSFAGASMNKELIDESFLG
- a CDS encoding GTP-binding protein; this encodes MKKLPVTVLSGFLGAGKTTLLNHILHNKENLKVAVIVNDMSEVNIDAQLVKKEYTLSRTEEKLVEMTNGCICCTLREDLMLEVEKLAKESRFDYLLIESTGISEPIPVAQTFSFVNEEENIDLSRFSYIDTMVTVVDSFNFFKDFGSAKTLREQNLSDLENDNRTIVNLLVDQVEFANVIILNKTDLVSIRSLEFLRASIQKLNPVAKIITSVSGKVDPNEIMNTGLFNYEEAENSAGWIRELEGIHTPETEEYGISSFVFRDPRPFHPNRLWNFFTSDFPASIIRSKGLLWMASRPEQAINWSQAGGSMKAEGAGVWWASMPLSERMTFNNFVEFQDIIEERWTSNFGDRLNELVFIGQKIKETEILEELEKCLCTPDEIVDYQDGFFPKKDLFPIPRTS
- a CDS encoding MerC family mercury resistance protein, coding for MKKTTTPFYDILGISSAAICLVHCLIFPLLTILPLGISHNPFIDLTFASIGLIAILKIIKKSSLLVAITLILSISLIWISILSEMILDVHLDLILIGGIGMIIGHLLNYKNHKHI
- a CDS encoding Fur family transcriptional regulator — its product is MKTTRNTAAKTAVLEIFDKSKTALSHTEIHKQIDDLCDRVTVYRILDRLVNEDIVHKIVNLDGTVKYAKCHHHAQRVHIHNHAHFSCEKCLEVTCLENVKPSYIIPHNYKVNEINFTLSGLCPNCLNSNN